One stretch of Paenibacillus sp. FSL R5-0341 DNA includes these proteins:
- a CDS encoding sensor histidine kinase, whose translation MKKWMNQLSRLGLFPKLFLVMVVSIVLVSALILWTTIHMSTNLFTETFSITNSKVLNQIKTNFESFNDAIAAVSNNVTQSGAIRGFLSEGDADSLTMAKSFYNMRETMDRIQSITESYEVGITIIGINGRSYSTNRAHLQMSVDELKQEPITMEAAETPSRLIFDDYQNDENVGTQQMISATKALTDRARSRIYGTLYVTMREDAFRQFYTSFTSRGNDVVIMNEKGEIVSSNREDWIGTTQLDLLSYAREMNKTSPRSINARVMDQDSVVLSEYLPFYRFYIVNVVDKDLAMGQLIDMKTVALICAAIVVGALILVFLITSQITKSLRRLVKQMSNITKSDLDNYIPVSGSYESRQLGHAYNYMLDELHDYVDQLVQTQHEQRNAELAALQSQINPHFLYNTLASVKVLVQQGNKDRAAETINALIGLLQNTISDVSQTVTVEQEVENLKNYVFINHVRYGGRIKAAFYVAPDCTHYHVPKLVIQPFIENAFFHGFIKKETGTIHVMVSRAGESLICEIMDNGDGIEGLIMGETLPNPKNNRQLFSGIGIRNVHDRIELLYGSPYGVTIMSNVGEGTRVTVTLPLITS comes from the coding sequence ATGAAGAAATGGATGAACCAATTATCTCGTCTCGGATTATTTCCCAAGTTGTTTCTGGTTATGGTCGTCAGTATTGTTCTCGTCTCTGCACTCATACTATGGACGACCATTCACATGTCTACCAATCTGTTTACCGAGACGTTCAGTATCACGAACTCTAAGGTGCTTAATCAGATCAAGACGAATTTTGAATCCTTTAATGACGCAATTGCTGCCGTATCCAACAATGTGACGCAAAGTGGAGCGATTCGAGGGTTCCTGTCCGAAGGAGATGCCGATTCCCTCACTATGGCAAAATCCTTCTATAATATGAGGGAAACGATGGATCGGATTCAATCCATAACAGAATCCTACGAAGTCGGGATAACGATTATCGGGATTAATGGACGCAGCTATTCCACCAATCGTGCTCACCTTCAGATGTCAGTGGATGAATTGAAACAGGAGCCGATCACGATGGAAGCCGCTGAGACGCCTAGTCGTCTGATCTTTGATGATTACCAAAACGATGAAAATGTCGGAACTCAGCAGATGATCTCTGCCACGAAGGCGTTGACAGATCGAGCCCGCAGCCGAATATATGGTACACTTTATGTCACCATGAGAGAGGATGCGTTCCGGCAGTTCTACACCAGCTTTACAAGTCGAGGCAATGACGTGGTCATTATGAACGAAAAAGGTGAGATTGTTTCTTCGAATCGTGAAGACTGGATCGGGACAACTCAGCTGGATTTGCTGTCATATGCTCGAGAAATGAACAAAACGTCTCCGAGAAGCATCAATGCTCGTGTGATGGATCAGGATAGCGTCGTTCTATCCGAGTATTTACCGTTCTATCGGTTTTACATTGTCAATGTAGTGGATAAGGATCTGGCGATGGGTCAACTCATCGACATGAAGACGGTTGCCTTGATCTGTGCAGCTATTGTTGTGGGGGCACTCATTCTCGTGTTTCTCATCACCAGCCAGATTACCAAGTCATTGCGCAGACTTGTGAAGCAGATGTCCAACATTACGAAAAGTGATCTGGACAACTATATTCCCGTGAGCGGCAGCTACGAGAGCAGGCAGCTGGGTCATGCTTACAATTACATGCTTGATGAACTGCACGATTATGTGGATCAGTTAGTACAGACACAGCATGAACAACGTAACGCAGAGCTTGCGGCATTACAGAGTCAGATTAATCCTCACTTCTTGTACAATACCCTTGCTTCCGTCAAAGTTTTAGTGCAACAAGGTAACAAGGACAGGGCAGCGGAGACCATTAATGCATTGATTGGATTGCTGCAAAATACGATTAGTGATGTGAGTCAGACCGTTACAGTTGAACAAGAAGTCGAGAATTTGAAAAATTATGTCTTCATTAATCACGTCAGGTACGGAGGCCGGATTAAAGCAGCCTTCTATGTTGCTCCGGATTGTACTCACTACCATGTACCGAAGCTGGTGATTCAGCCGTTTATCGAGAACGCTTTTTTCCATGGATTTATCAAAAAAGAGACGGGTACCATTCATGTCATGGTTTCCAGAGCGGGGGAATCGCTCATCTGTGAGATCATGGACAATGGTGACGGAATTGAAGGACTCATTATGGGAGAAACATTGCCTAATCCGAAAAACAATCGTCAACTATTCAGCGGCATCGGCATTCGCAATGTGCATGATCGCATTGAGCTATTATATGGTTCACCTTACGGTGTCACCATTATGAGCAATGTTGGTGAAGGAACGAGAGTGACCGTAACACTACCATTAATCACGAGTTGA
- a CDS encoding extracellular solute-binding protein — protein sequence MWVLMLVTVLLLSACSSGGGGNSAGGDEKTNEITVWAWDKAFNVAAMETAKEAYQKANPDVKINIIEYAQADIIQKLNTGLNSGTASGLPNVVLIEDYRSQSFLNAYPDAFKDLSSNVTASDFADYKLGPTAFDGKQYGVPFDSGVAGLYYRTDLLEQAGYKAADLQDITWDDYIQIGKDVKAKTGKELLSLDPNDLGIIRMMIQTAGKWYSAEDGKTPDIANNAALKEAFTTYKAMMDANIVKLHSDWSQFIANMNNGSVASVPTGNWISPSIRQEASQSGQWAVAPMPKMAGQPNSVHATNLGGSSWYVMNNVPGADQAADFVAKTFGSDKQLYQDLLNNIGAIGTYKPAVDGEAYAKEDEYFGGQKIFTDFANWTEQIPSVNYGINTYAIEDILVVEMQAFLNGKAIDDVLADAQKQAEAQLN from the coding sequence ATGTGGGTATTGATGCTCGTTACAGTATTGCTGTTGTCTGCATGTTCATCCGGTGGTGGAGGTAATTCCGCTGGTGGTGACGAAAAAACAAACGAAATTACGGTCTGGGCTTGGGACAAAGCTTTTAACGTTGCTGCAATGGAAACAGCAAAAGAAGCATACCAAAAAGCAAATCCTGATGTGAAAATTAACATCATTGAATACGCTCAAGCTGATATTATTCAGAAACTGAACACGGGTCTTAACTCCGGAACTGCCAGCGGTCTTCCAAACGTAGTTCTGATCGAAGACTATCGCTCACAAAGCTTCCTGAATGCATATCCTGATGCGTTCAAAGATCTGTCTTCCAACGTTACGGCTTCCGACTTTGCAGATTACAAACTCGGACCAACAGCGTTTGATGGCAAACAATACGGAGTACCATTTGACTCCGGCGTTGCTGGCTTGTACTACAGAACAGACTTGCTTGAGCAAGCAGGCTACAAAGCTGCTGACCTGCAAGACATCACTTGGGATGACTACATCCAAATTGGTAAAGATGTAAAAGCTAAAACAGGTAAAGAACTTCTTTCTCTTGATCCAAATGACCTCGGAATCATTCGTATGATGATTCAAACAGCAGGCAAATGGTATTCAGCAGAAGATGGTAAAACACCTGACATTGCAAACAATGCTGCTCTGAAAGAAGCTTTCACTACGTACAAAGCGATGATGGATGCAAATATTGTTAAATTGCACTCTGACTGGAGCCAATTCATTGCAAACATGAATAATGGTAGCGTAGCTTCAGTACCTACTGGTAACTGGATTTCACCATCTATACGTCAAGAAGCTTCCCAATCTGGCCAATGGGCTGTAGCACCTATGCCGAAAATGGCTGGTCAACCGAACTCTGTTCACGCAACGAACTTGGGTGGTAGCTCATGGTATGTTATGAACAACGTTCCTGGTGCAGATCAAGCAGCTGATTTCGTAGCAAAAACTTTCGGTTCTGACAAACAATTGTATCAAGATCTGTTGAACAACATCGGTGCAATCGGTACGTACAAACCGGCAGTTGATGGTGAAGCTTATGCCAAAGAAGACGAGTACTTCGGCGGACAAAAAATCTTCACAGACTTCGCAAATTGGACTGAACAAATTCCAAGCGTAAACTATGGTATCAACACATATGCCATCGAAGACATTCTGGTTGTAGAAATGCAAGCATTCCTTAACGGAAAAGCAATTGATGATGTTCTGGCTGATGCACAAAAACAAGCTGAAGCACAATTAAACTAA
- a CDS encoding sugar ABC transporter permease: MNTGDSLQKKNNLTGWAFVLLAVVGIVAFYFYPMIQALLLSFKSGVGANLEFTGLSNYKRLLVDTTFRTALSNTFIYLIVQVPLMIILGLFISVLLNDSTLRFRSFFRTAIFLPCVTSLVAYSVVFKYLFAPDGMVNQFLMGLHIIGDPIQWITDPFWAKITIIIAVTWRWTGYNMIFYLSSLQNIDQSIYEAARIDGANAFTQFFKITVPLLKPIILFTSITSTIGTLQIFDEIMNITKGGPGNATMSISQYIYNLSFKYSPDFGYAATVSYSIVILIIILSIIQFKVAGDNKNG, from the coding sequence ATGAATACAGGAGACAGTCTCCAAAAGAAAAATAATTTGACTGGATGGGCTTTTGTTTTGCTGGCTGTTGTCGGGATTGTTGCATTTTACTTCTACCCGATGATCCAAGCGCTGCTCTTATCGTTCAAGTCTGGTGTAGGAGCCAATCTTGAATTTACGGGCCTTTCTAACTACAAAAGATTGTTAGTTGACACAACGTTCCGTACAGCATTATCGAATACATTTATCTACTTGATTGTTCAAGTGCCTTTAATGATTATTCTTGGTTTGTTTATTTCCGTATTGCTGAATGACAGCACACTGCGCTTCCGGAGCTTCTTCCGTACAGCGATTTTCTTGCCTTGTGTAACTTCATTGGTAGCATACTCTGTTGTATTCAAATATTTGTTCGCACCAGATGGAATGGTGAATCAATTCCTGATGGGCCTGCACATTATTGGAGATCCAATCCAATGGATCACAGACCCGTTCTGGGCTAAAATTACGATCATAATCGCCGTTACTTGGCGTTGGACCGGATATAACATGATTTTCTATCTGTCATCCCTGCAAAACATCGATCAATCGATCTATGAAGCTGCAAGAATCGACGGAGCGAATGCTTTTACACAATTCTTCAAAATCACAGTACCGTTGCTTAAACCGATTATCCTCTTCACGTCGATCACATCTACTATTGGTACACTTCAAATCTTTGATGAGATCATGAATATTACCAAAGGTGGTCCGGGTAACGCGACCATGTCGATCTCACAATATATCTACAACCTTTCGTTCAAATATTCACCAGACTTTGGATATGCAGCAACGGTTTCGTACTCTATCGTAATTTTGATCATTATTTTGTCCATTATCCAGTTTAAAGTGGCAGGTGATAATAAAAATGGCTAA